Proteins from a genomic interval of Providencia stuartii:
- a CDS encoding acetyl/propionyl/methylcrotonyl-CoA carboxylase subunit alpha: MPTINHNIQHKVLIANRGEIAVRIIRACRDMGFTSVAVYADADIAALHVQMADEAYGLAGNTPTDSYLDMHKLIRIAKKSGATMVHPGYGFLSERAEFARAVQENGLIWIGPNPETIEILGDKVKARQLAMQVGAPLVAGTKEPVKEAKEVVAFAHANGLPIAIKAAFGGGGRGLKVAWQMEEVEELYHSAVREATAAFGRGECFLEQFLHNPRHIEAQVIADQHGNVVVVGTRDCSLQRRNQKLVEESPAPFLSQALQQQIIQASVDICAKANYIGAATVEFLLSQDGKLSFLEVNTRLQVEHPVTEETTGIDLVIEQLRIAQGLPLSINETPKPRGHAFEFRINAEDAGNGFLPTPGVIQRFDPPSGPGVRLDSGVMAGSTIPSTFDSLMAKLIVFGRTREQAIQRARRALAEFTIEGVASVLPFHRAVIEQMDFCEQFNVHTRWIETEFRVQIPPAKRQLPQNEQPLTHTFIEIDGKRCQLGLPAQLLAGLSLQSTEQASTTTQANDKQDHLLNAPISGVLFNWLVAEGDEVAQGEVIGVMEAMKMEVQVMAHRAGKLKYIAKKGDYINADCAIAEIA; this comes from the coding sequence ATGCCTACAATTAATCATAATATTCAACATAAAGTGTTGATCGCGAATCGCGGTGAAATAGCGGTAAGAATTATTCGTGCTTGTCGTGATATGGGGTTTACGTCTGTGGCCGTTTATGCAGATGCAGATATTGCGGCATTACATGTCCAAATGGCGGATGAGGCCTATGGTTTAGCGGGTAATACCCCCACTGACAGCTATCTGGATATGCACAAACTGATTAGGATCGCGAAAAAATCAGGGGCTACGATGGTTCACCCTGGTTATGGATTTCTTTCAGAACGTGCAGAATTTGCACGTGCCGTGCAAGAGAATGGCCTTATCTGGATTGGACCTAATCCAGAAACTATTGAAATATTAGGTGATAAGGTAAAAGCTCGCCAACTTGCCATGCAAGTGGGCGCGCCATTGGTCGCAGGAACAAAAGAGCCAGTGAAAGAGGCGAAGGAAGTCGTGGCGTTTGCTCACGCGAATGGTCTCCCCATTGCTATAAAAGCTGCATTTGGTGGCGGAGGACGAGGTTTAAAAGTGGCATGGCAGATGGAGGAAGTGGAAGAGCTCTACCACTCGGCAGTGAGGGAAGCGACAGCAGCATTTGGACGCGGCGAATGTTTCCTTGAACAATTTCTGCATAATCCTCGCCATATTGAAGCACAAGTGATTGCTGATCAGCATGGCAATGTTGTTGTCGTCGGGACTCGTGATTGTTCTTTACAGCGTCGTAATCAAAAGTTGGTGGAAGAATCGCCAGCGCCTTTTCTTTCGCAAGCGTTACAGCAACAAATCATTCAAGCATCTGTCGATATTTGTGCGAAAGCAAATTATATCGGCGCTGCTACAGTCGAGTTTTTACTTAGCCAAGATGGTAAATTATCTTTCCTTGAAGTGAATACACGTTTACAAGTAGAACACCCTGTGACGGAAGAAACGACAGGTATAGACCTAGTCATTGAACAATTACGTATTGCCCAAGGGTTACCATTAAGCATCAATGAAACACCTAAGCCCAGAGGTCATGCTTTTGAGTTTCGTATCAATGCTGAAGATGCGGGAAATGGTTTTCTACCTACACCGGGCGTGATCCAGCGTTTTGATCCACCATCTGGCCCAGGTGTTCGTTTAGACAGTGGTGTCATGGCAGGATCAACCATACCAAGCACATTTGATTCACTAATGGCGAAATTGATTGTGTTTGGCCGCACACGAGAACAGGCCATTCAGCGTGCTCGCCGTGCTTTAGCCGAATTTACTATTGAAGGTGTAGCATCGGTATTGCCTTTTCATCGCGCAGTGATAGAACAAATGGACTTTTGTGAGCAATTTAACGTGCATACACGTTGGATTGAAACCGAGTTTAGGGTACAAATTCCGCCAGCAAAACGTCAGCTCCCTCAAAATGAGCAGCCGTTAACTCATACTTTTATTGAAATTGATGGTAAACGTTGCCAATTAGGATTGCCCGCACAATTATTAGCAGGGTTATCGTTACAATCTACTGAGCAAGCCTCTACGACAACACAAGCCAATGACAAGCAGGATCATTTGCTGAATGCGCCAATTTCAGGTGTGTTATTTAACTGGTTAGTTGCTGAAGGTGATGAGGTGGCTCAAGGGGAGGTGATTGGCGTGATGGAAGCCATGAAGATGGAGGTTCAGGTAATGGCACACCGTGCAGGTAAATTGAAATATATTGCTAAAAAAGGTGATTATATTAACGCAGATTGTGCCATCGCTGAAATTGCCTAG
- a CDS encoding LamB/YcsF family protein, with protein MKKIIDLNSDLGESFGQWQMGNDNAMLKVVSSANVACGFHAGSPEGIFNTLIEAKANHVVVGAHVGYPDLVGFGRRNMDISSNELIADVIYQIGALKGLAVAAGCHVDYVKPHGALYNTIAHDKRQGMAVIEAICAIDPQLVLVALAGSPLIEWAKESGLTVVAEAFADRAYHANGTLVSRKEVGSVLHDPEQVAQRMLQFVNEGGVMSIEGTFTPIDAGSICVHGDSPGALAMAQKVRELLQQNGVEITAFAGRGQ; from the coding sequence ATGAAAAAAATTATCGATTTAAACAGTGATCTCGGGGAAAGTTTTGGCCAATGGCAAATGGGTAATGATAACGCCATGCTGAAAGTGGTTAGCAGCGCCAATGTTGCCTGCGGATTTCATGCTGGCTCTCCTGAAGGGATCTTTAACACGTTAATTGAGGCTAAAGCCAACCATGTTGTAGTTGGTGCTCATGTCGGATATCCAGATTTAGTTGGTTTCGGCCGTCGGAATATGGATATCTCATCGAATGAACTGATTGCAGATGTGATTTATCAAATCGGGGCGCTGAAAGGGTTAGCGGTAGCTGCGGGTTGTCACGTTGATTATGTCAAACCTCATGGTGCACTGTACAACACCATCGCCCATGATAAACGTCAAGGAATGGCAGTTATTGAAGCGATCTGCGCTATTGACCCTCAATTGGTCTTGGTTGCACTTGCTGGCTCACCGTTGATTGAATGGGCGAAAGAAAGTGGGCTTACTGTCGTTGCAGAGGCATTTGCAGATAGAGCGTATCACGCGAATGGTACCTTAGTTTCGCGTAAAGAAGTCGGTTCAGTTCTACATGATCCTGAGCAAGTAGCACAGCGTATGCTGCAATTTGTCAATGAAGGTGGCGTGATGTCGATTGAGGGAACCTTTACACCGATTGATGCAGGTTCGATCTGTGTACATGGCGATAGCCCCGGTGCGCTGGCTATGGCGCAAAAGGTTCGAGAACTGTTGCAACAAAATGGCGTTGAAATTACTGCTTTTGCGGGGAGAGGGCAATGA
- a CDS encoding GntR family transcriptional regulator, with protein MTKQPVAQTLSVTIAETIRHKITVGELTPGQRLSEAALSEELAISRNTLREVFRVLTQEGLLTYAPNKGVFVSIPDMAAIIDIYQVRRLIECDSLRHAYAMHPAVQKMKQAVSEAHEQEKIENWVGVGTANMKFHTAIVELSDSERLIKLYRNIAAELRLAFGHLNDPKILYAPYIDKNQSILELLDAGHNLEAAEKLHQYLDLSERTLLAAYKRRQSGY; from the coding sequence ATGACTAAACAACCTGTTGCGCAGACCTTATCCGTCACTATCGCCGAAACGATCCGCCACAAAATTACGGTTGGAGAACTCACGCCAGGCCAACGCTTATCAGAAGCGGCTCTCAGTGAAGAATTAGCGATTTCTCGAAACACATTACGTGAGGTATTTCGGGTTTTAACGCAAGAAGGATTACTGACTTATGCACCAAATAAGGGAGTATTTGTTTCTATCCCTGACATGGCGGCAATCATCGATATTTACCAAGTTCGCCGGTTGATTGAATGTGATTCATTAAGGCACGCATATGCAATGCATCCAGCTGTACAAAAAATGAAACAAGCCGTCAGTGAAGCTCACGAACAAGAGAAAATTGAAAATTGGGTTGGCGTTGGAACTGCAAATATGAAATTCCATACCGCTATCGTTGAATTATCTGATAGTGAAAGACTGATTAAACTTTATCGTAATATCGCCGCTGAGTTAAGACTGGCTTTTGGTCATCTGAATGACCCTAAAATTTTATATGCGCCTTATATTGATAAGAATCAGTCCATCTTAGAATTATTGGATGCAGGTCATAATCTTGAAGCCGCTGAAAAATTACACCAGTATTTAGATTTATCGGAGCGTACCCTACTTGCGGCCTACAAGCGTCGTCAATCCGGTTATTAA
- a CDS encoding 5-oxoprolinase/urea amidolyase family protein gives MRFLPVNLSAFMIELHSLEETMALTHLLRNRAHKLAIEEITPAARTVLVRFNSMLTNIDKLIDQIGRLDISATELKSGPLVTIPVHYNGEDLADVAEYLGTSIEDVIRRHTGNEYQVAFCGFAPGFAYMVAKNAQLNVPRRPSPRIRIPAGSVALAGEFSSVYPQASPGGWQLIGVTETAVWDLYREEPALLKPGYRVNFVDAARAETTYSLPQPTHHHKSHEKMVLSDDLTVLATGLQTLVQDYGRMGLSALGISESGAMDKGALRSANRLVGNDIHEAALEITQGGFKAQANRPLLVGVTGASCDVEITTAEGIHYFAQQYQPIQLAKGDIIHLGTATKGVRSYLAIRGGIEMTPILGSCSFDTLAQVGPAPLKAGQCLAVKSLKQQTVISLNELPVLNYPSAHEIVVLDIVLGPRTDWFTQQAVRLLTSQLWQVTAASNRIGLRLAGDKGIERAKHQELPSEGTCVGAIQIPANGQPVLFLNDHPLTGGYPVIGAVCEYHLDLAGQIPVNAKIQFNPIKVFNEFEGSRDTYAYN, from the coding sequence ATGCGATTCTTACCGGTCAATTTAAGCGCTTTTATGATCGAGCTACACAGTCTTGAAGAGACGATGGCATTGACTCATTTACTGCGCAATAGGGCACACAAACTGGCAATTGAAGAGATAACACCAGCGGCAAGAACAGTGCTTGTTCGTTTTAATTCAATGCTCACCAATATTGATAAGTTAATTGATCAAATTGGCCGTTTAGACATTTCAGCAACGGAGTTGAAATCGGGGCCGCTAGTGACGATCCCCGTTCATTACAATGGGGAAGATCTTGCTGATGTGGCTGAGTATCTTGGTACATCGATTGAAGATGTCATAAGGAGACATACGGGGAATGAATACCAAGTGGCATTTTGTGGTTTTGCTCCCGGATTTGCTTATATGGTGGCGAAAAATGCACAGTTGAATGTACCTAGAAGGCCATCGCCGAGGATCCGTATTCCAGCCGGCTCAGTGGCATTAGCGGGAGAGTTTAGTAGTGTTTACCCGCAGGCTAGCCCTGGGGGATGGCAGCTCATCGGTGTCACGGAAACGGCTGTTTGGGATTTGTATCGAGAGGAACCCGCGCTGTTAAAACCGGGTTATCGAGTCAATTTTGTTGATGCCGCCAGAGCAGAGACGACTTACAGTTTACCTCAGCCGACTCATCACCATAAAAGTCATGAAAAAATGGTCCTGAGTGATGATTTGACGGTGCTAGCAACAGGCTTACAAACATTAGTACAGGACTATGGACGAATGGGATTGTCGGCTTTGGGGATCTCCGAGTCGGGAGCGATGGATAAAGGGGCATTACGTAGCGCTAACCGCCTTGTTGGGAATGATATTCATGAAGCTGCATTAGAAATCACTCAAGGTGGCTTTAAAGCGCAGGCAAACAGACCTTTATTAGTCGGGGTAACCGGAGCCAGTTGTGATGTTGAAATCACCACAGCGGAAGGGATCCACTATTTTGCGCAGCAATATCAGCCAATTCAACTTGCCAAGGGCGACATTATCCATTTGGGGACGGCGACTAAAGGGGTTCGTAGTTATTTGGCTATACGCGGTGGCATTGAGATGACACCTATTTTAGGAAGTTGTTCTTTCGACACCTTAGCTCAAGTTGGCCCAGCGCCACTCAAGGCGGGGCAGTGCTTAGCCGTGAAAAGCCTTAAGCAGCAAACTGTCATTTCACTCAATGAACTGCCCGTTTTAAATTATCCAAGCGCTCATGAAATTGTTGTATTAGATATTGTTTTAGGTCCTCGAACTGACTGGTTTACACAGCAAGCGGTACGATTATTAACATCGCAATTATGGCAAGTGACTGCGGCATCGAATCGTATCGGTTTGCGATTAGCTGGGGATAAGGGGATCGAGCGCGCTAAACATCAAGAATTACCGAGTGAAGGGACTTGTGTTGGTGCAATTCAAATTCCCGCGAATGGTCAACCGGTCCTATTTTTGAATGATCACCCATTAACGGGGGGCTATCCGGTTATCGGGGCAGTGTGTGAATATCATTTAGACCTAGCGGGTCAAATCCCTGTTAACGCAAAAATACAATTTAATCCAATAAAGGTATTCAACGAATTTGAAGGGAGTCGGGACACTTATGCCTACAATTAA
- a CDS encoding NRAMP family divalent metal transporter, which translates to MAAQENTTTSSAEFVKNRRTSLIGAIFLMATSAIGPGFITQTATFTVTLGAAFAFGILASIIIDFVVQQNIWRVVTLTKMHSSEIANATIPGSGYVLAVLVIFGGLIFNIGNIAGAGLGLNALVGLDPKWGGLISALLAIYIFSSRKASTFIDRVIIVLGLVMIGLTLFVAFASNPPVGEALRQSVLPDTVDFAMITTIVGGTVGGYICYAGAHRLLDKGAVGVENIHVVSSAATKGILVVGLMRYILFLAILGVVASGVTIDISGKAANPASQAFQAAAGNFGLRIFGLILWAAALTSVIGAAYTSMSFITAFKKSITERQRNIATIIFIAISLAVYLMMGTAPAALLVFAGGFNGLILPIGLTIFVYIGWKRADLMSGYHYPRWLLWSGVIICALTWYMGAMSVEAIFNYLK; encoded by the coding sequence ATGGCAGCTCAAGAAAACACAACCACCAGCAGTGCTGAATTTGTAAAAAATAGGCGCACTTCATTAATTGGTGCGATTTTCTTAATGGCAACATCCGCAATTGGTCCCGGTTTTATCACTCAAACTGCAACCTTTACCGTTACATTAGGGGCTGCATTTGCTTTCGGGATCCTCGCGTCAATTATTATTGACTTTGTTGTCCAACAAAATATTTGGCGAGTAGTGACATTAACGAAAATGCACTCCTCTGAGATAGCCAACGCGACCATTCCTGGCAGTGGCTATGTGTTAGCTGTATTAGTCATATTCGGAGGGCTCATCTTTAACATCGGAAATATTGCGGGCGCTGGGTTAGGGTTAAATGCCCTCGTCGGATTAGATCCTAAATGGGGAGGATTAATCAGTGCATTATTAGCGATTTATATTTTCTCTTCTCGTAAGGCGAGTACATTCATTGACCGTGTAATAATTGTGTTGGGGTTAGTCATGATAGGGCTGACACTATTTGTGGCCTTTGCCTCTAATCCACCAGTTGGGGAAGCATTACGCCAAAGTGTCCTGCCAGATACTGTTGATTTTGCAATGATCACAACGATTGTGGGCGGTACAGTAGGCGGATATATCTGCTATGCAGGTGCACATCGCTTATTAGATAAAGGTGCGGTGGGTGTTGAAAATATTCATGTTGTTTCAAGTGCTGCGACTAAGGGGATCCTAGTTGTTGGCCTCATGCGTTACATCTTATTCCTCGCTATTCTTGGCGTGGTAGCAAGCGGTGTGACCATTGATATTTCAGGTAAGGCTGCAAATCCTGCATCCCAAGCGTTTCAAGCTGCTGCGGGTAATTTTGGATTGCGCATTTTTGGATTGATTTTATGGGCAGCGGCTTTGACGAGTGTAATAGGCGCTGCTTATACCTCAATGAGCTTTATTACCGCATTTAAAAAATCCATTACAGAAAGGCAGCGTAACATTGCCACAATCATATTCATTGCAATTTCATTAGCTGTTTATTTAATGATGGGAACGGCACCAGCAGCCTTATTGGTATTTGCTGGTGGCTTCAATGGATTAATTTTACCGATTGGTTTAACTATCTTTGTTTATATCGGGTGGAAGCGTGCTGATTTGATGTCCGGATATCATTATCCGCGTTGGTTGCTATGGTCTGGCGTTATTATTTGTGCCCTGACATGGTATATGGGCGCCATGTCGGTTGAAGCTATCTTTAATTATTTGAAGTAG
- a CDS encoding dimethyl sulfoxide reductase anchor subunit family protein, whose product MHELPLVFFTVLGQSAAGLFLFAYLSKKMGSIDEKQLKNANILAFVVMIIGLAIGGLHVGQPLRFFNMLLGVGRSPMSNEAFLSGVFVTFAAATLFFTLFYKKPLLRELANIAAVISGLAFVWSIPQVYNIASIANWNTSYTTLQMWMTMLVGGGALAIAIGARGLGIAAFLVGAVVIFASRAGYQAFLSETGPALSAEQTGFWGFQVVVLVIALAGFVGMALKQRAPKATLATCAGAVLLAELAGRIAFYNLWQITM is encoded by the coding sequence ATGCATGAATTACCATTAGTCTTTTTCACCGTCCTAGGGCAATCGGCGGCAGGTCTATTTTTATTTGCGTATTTGAGCAAAAAAATGGGATCTATTGATGAAAAACAATTGAAAAATGCCAATATTCTCGCATTTGTGGTGATGATTATTGGATTAGCTATTGGTGGCTTACACGTTGGCCAACCGCTACGCTTTTTCAATATGCTACTCGGTGTTGGTCGTTCGCCAATGAGTAATGAGGCGTTCTTAAGTGGCGTTTTTGTCACTTTTGCCGCGGCAACACTGTTTTTCACATTATTTTATAAAAAACCGCTGTTACGCGAACTCGCGAACATTGCTGCGGTGATCTCTGGCCTCGCTTTTGTTTGGTCAATTCCGCAAGTTTATAATATTGCGTCCATTGCAAACTGGAATACTAGCTACACCACATTACAAATGTGGATGACCATGTTAGTCGGTGGCGGAGCCTTGGCGATTGCTATCGGTGCTCGTGGTTTAGGTATTGCGGCTTTCTTAGTCGGTGCTGTCGTTATCTTCGCAAGCCGTGCTGGTTATCAGGCCTTTTTATCCGAAACAGGCCCTGCACTTAGCGCAGAACAGACTGGTTTTTGGGGATTCCAAGTTGTTGTACTGGTGATCGCATTAGCTGGTTTTGTCGGCATGGCATTAAAACAACGTGCCCCAAAAGCGACTCTCGCAACCTGTGCGGGTGCCGTTTTACTTGCAGAACTTGCTGGGCGTATCGCTTTTTATAACCTGTGGCAAATTACGATGTAA
- a CDS encoding DUF924 family protein, producing the protein MNTMENVLTFWFEESTPKQWFEKSAKFDAVITQRFAGTLERAAKGELAYWRISIRGRLAEIIVLDQFSRNIWRDTAKAFAQDQMALVLAQEAIKQPDYNLLPLSQRKFILMPFMHSESSFIHQQAVELFRGLGDDNTLNYEMQHKAIIDRFGRYPHRNEILGRVSTKEEIAFLQQPNSSF; encoded by the coding sequence ATGAATACCATGGAGAACGTTTTGACATTTTGGTTCGAAGAATCGACACCAAAACAGTGGTTTGAAAAAAGTGCAAAATTTGATGCGGTCATTACCCAACGTTTTGCCGGAACCTTAGAACGTGCGGCAAAAGGCGAACTTGCTTACTGGCGAATTTCTATCCGTGGTCGACTCGCTGAAATTATCGTTCTAGACCAGTTTTCAAGAAATATTTGGCGTGATACGGCAAAAGCGTTTGCACAAGACCAAATGGCTTTAGTGTTAGCTCAAGAAGCGATCAAACAGCCAGACTATAATTTATTGCCTTTATCTCAACGAAAATTCATTCTCATGCCGTTTATGCATTCGGAATCCAGTTTTATTCATCAACAAGCGGTGGAGTTATTTCGAGGATTAGGCGACGACAATACATTGAATTATGAAATGCAGCATAAAGCCATTATTGATCGTTTTGGGCGTTATCCGCATCGTAATGAGATATTAGGGCGGGTATCAACGAAAGAAGAAATTGCATTTTTACAGCAACCTAATTCATCTTTTTAA
- the gltP gene encoding glutamate/aspartate:proton symporter GltP produces MTSNHISTKKTFKFGLGWQILIALILGVIVGAYLHESVEYKDWLIVNVLSPAGKIFIQLIKMIVVPIVISTLIVGIAGVGNTKQLGSLGFKTILYFEVITTIAIVVGISFANIFQPGVGIDMSQLTQVDISQYEKTTQEVESHPSGIINTILTMVPSNIFASMASGEMLPVIFFAVLFGLGLSSLPKEKKQPLLDVLQTFSETMFRVTNMIMLYAPIGVFALISVTVANFGFASLVPLLKLVILVHCAILFFAIVVLGLVARYCKINIFTLMKILKDELLLAYSTASSETVLPRIMDKMEKYGAPKSVTSFVIPIGYSFNLDGSTLYQSIAAIFIAQLYGIELSIGQELILVFTLMITSKGIAGVPGVSFVVLLATLGSVGIPLEGLAFIAGVDRILDMARTALNVIGNALAALVIAKWEHNYDEVKAQEYEKTF; encoded by the coding sequence ATGACTTCAAACCACATTTCCACGAAGAAAACATTTAAGTTTGGCCTAGGATGGCAAATATTAATTGCACTGATTTTAGGGGTTATTGTCGGCGCCTATTTGCATGAAAGCGTAGAATATAAAGATTGGTTAATTGTGAATGTTTTATCCCCAGCGGGAAAAATATTTATTCAGTTAATTAAAATGATCGTCGTGCCAATTGTTATTTCAACGCTTATTGTGGGTATCGCTGGTGTTGGTAATACTAAACAACTCGGCTCATTAGGATTTAAAACGATTCTCTATTTTGAAGTGATTACAACGATTGCGATAGTTGTCGGGATCAGTTTTGCCAATATCTTTCAACCCGGTGTTGGCATTGATATGTCACAACTCACGCAAGTTGATATCTCACAATATGAGAAAACCACGCAAGAAGTAGAAAGTCACCCTTCCGGTATCATTAATACCATTTTAACCATGGTACCAAGTAATATTTTTGCTTCTATGGCGAGTGGTGAAATGTTACCCGTGATCTTCTTTGCCGTATTATTCGGATTAGGGCTCTCTTCATTACCTAAAGAGAAAAAGCAACCCTTACTGGATGTGCTACAAACGTTCTCAGAAACGATGTTCCGCGTCACTAACATGATTATGCTGTACGCTCCTATCGGGGTATTTGCTCTTATTTCAGTCACCGTTGCCAACTTTGGTTTTGCCTCACTCGTTCCATTATTAAAATTAGTGATCCTTGTACATTGTGCTATCTTATTTTTTGCAATCGTTGTGTTAGGACTCGTTGCTCGCTATTGTAAAATTAATATTTTTACTTTAATGAAAATCTTAAAAGACGAGTTATTATTAGCCTATTCAACAGCAAGTTCTGAAACCGTATTGCCACGTATTATGGATAAAATGGAAAAATACGGGGCGCCTAAATCTGTTACCAGCTTTGTTATTCCTATTGGTTATTCATTTAATCTTGATGGTTCAACACTTTATCAGAGTATTGCGGCTATCTTTATTGCTCAGTTATATGGCATTGAATTATCTATCGGCCAAGAGTTAATTCTTGTATTTACGTTAATGATTACATCAAAAGGAATTGCTGGTGTACCGGGTGTATCTTTCGTTGTCCTACTCGCCACTTTAGGCAGTGTAGGTATCCCATTAGAAGGATTAGCCTTTATTGCGGGCGTTGACCGTATTCTTGATATGGCACGAACCGCCTTGAATGTTATCGGTAATGCCCTTGCTGCATTGGTTATTGCTAAATGGGAACATAACTATGATGAAGTCAAAGCTCAAGAATATGAAAAAACATTCTAA
- a CDS encoding putative hydro-lyase: protein MTRLFKASEKAIAAAREAREAIRQGFDKPTAGLAAGLTQANMIALPRDWAFDFLLYAQRNPKSCPVLDVCEAGSWQTILAEGADLRTDIPRYRVWQNGNLVDEVTDATHIYQEHPDLVTFLIGCSFTFETSLMEAGIDVRHITDNTNVPMYKTNRLCRPAGRLQGELVVSMRPILAERVADAVSITGRFPSVHGTPVHIGAPEQLGIKNMMAPDFGDPVRIENGEIPVFWACGVTPQAAVMKSGVPFALSHAPGHMFITDIPDAAYHV, encoded by the coding sequence ATGACTAGGTTATTTAAAGCCTCAGAAAAAGCAATCGCCGCGGCGAGAGAAGCAAGGGAGGCGATCCGCCAAGGTTTTGACAAGCCAACAGCAGGTTTAGCGGCAGGTTTGACACAAGCTAATATGATCGCATTACCTCGTGATTGGGCATTTGATTTTTTATTGTATGCCCAGCGTAACCCCAAAAGCTGTCCTGTTTTAGACGTGTGCGAAGCGGGAAGTTGGCAAACAATTTTAGCTGAAGGCGCTGATTTACGAACAGATATCCCACGTTATCGTGTATGGCAAAACGGCAATTTAGTTGATGAAGTAACGGACGCGACCCATATTTATCAGGAACATCCGGACTTAGTAACCTTTTTAATTGGTTGTAGCTTTACCTTTGAAACGTCATTAATGGAAGCGGGGATTGATGTCCGCCATATTACGGATAACACCAATGTACCCATGTATAAAACGAATCGCTTATGCCGCCCAGCAGGGCGTTTACAAGGTGAGCTTGTTGTCTCGATGAGACCTATCTTGGCGGAGCGGGTAGCCGATGCCGTCAGTATTACAGGGCGTTTTCCATCGGTTCATGGCACTCCTGTTCATATCGGGGCGCCTGAACAATTAGGCATCAAAAATATGATGGCACCTGATTTTGGCGACCCAGTCCGTATTGAAAATGGTGAGATCCCCGTATTTTGGGCTTGTGGTGTGACGCCGCAAGCTGCGGTGATGAAATCGGGAGTCCCCTTTGCGCTTAGCCATGCACCGGGACATATGTTTATTACTGATATACCTGATGCTGCCTACCATGTATAG